From one Sulfurirhabdus autotrophica genomic stretch:
- a CDS encoding PEP-CTERM sorting domain-containing protein, producing the protein MRKNICFKITDIRIVLLAFCATLSTAASALPYYYTDWTTANPAAGTAHGVMTLPDSSTVTVDFSAVYANGSPGSFVGAYTASDWAGWSVFSSAYLSSQVSNIPFPDMLQLMGGQNQIYKVHLSAAIKDPIMAIVSLGANGTNTHYNFDSPFTILSQGNDYWGGCATCLTQSGNDLIGNEGSGTIQFNGTFSDFSWTVPTGEYWHGFTFGIRTTLALEPNPPSSNVPEPATLSLMGLGLAALVAKRKVMK; encoded by the coding sequence ATGAGAAAAAATATCTGTTTTAAAATAACTGACATTCGAATAGTACTTTTGGCGTTTTGCGCGACTTTGTCGACAGCTGCCTCGGCTTTGCCTTATTACTATACTGACTGGACAACTGCCAATCCTGCTGCAGGTACAGCACATGGCGTGATGACACTGCCAGATTCATCTACAGTAACCGTAGATTTTTCGGCTGTCTATGCGAATGGTTCCCCTGGCAGCTTTGTAGGTGCGTACACCGCTTCGGATTGGGCTGGCTGGAGTGTCTTCTCATCAGCTTATCTAAGCAGCCAGGTTAGCAACATTCCATTCCCCGATATGCTTCAGCTTATGGGTGGGCAAAATCAAATATATAAGGTGCATTTGAGTGCGGCGATCAAAGACCCGATAATGGCCATCGTGAGCCTTGGCGCTAATGGAACAAATACACATTACAACTTTGACTCTCCATTTACCATTCTTAGCCAAGGAAATGATTACTGGGGAGGATGCGCAACTTGTCTCACTCAATCCGGAAATGATTTGATCGGCAATGAAGGAAGTGGAACCATACAGTTTAATGGAACATTTTCGGATTTTTCATGGACGGTTCCTACGGGCGAGTATTGGCACGGATTTACCTTTGGAATACGAACCACATTAGCTTTAGAGCCAAACCCTCCGTCAAGCAATGTTCCAGAACCAGCTACTCTGTCTTTGATGGGGTTGGGATTGGCGGCGTTGGTGGCGAAACGTAAAGTAATGAAATAA
- the dacB gene encoding D-alanyl-D-alanine carboxypeptidase/D-alanyl-D-alanine endopeptidase, whose product MHKYFQSFFFTSFFGFLLFITSELGMAAAPSALPDSVQAALKQANIPAANIGIYVLPVDSDQPALAYGEDRSMNPASVMKLLTTFAGLDILGPAYNWKTEIYVNGPVVDGVLKGDLILKGYGDPELTVERFWLMLRELRQRGVRDIRGDLVLDKHFFATEPHDPGAFDNQAFQPYNAGPDALLMNFNVAPLRLVPLPEQRSVTVQPEFSLTTLTLRNGLKLDNATCGDWESRLNVQVSPTPAGAVVDLSGPFSSTCGEKQLNLSFLRNGDFIYGLFKQLWSESGGSISGGFKAGEVPASARLLVTKTSPPLAVVVRNINKFSNNVMARQLYLTIGAEQSGQPGSRENAGATIHTWLAGRGLNFPELVVENGSGLSRIARISPQHLADLLIAAYRSPVFSELESSLPIVAVDGTMRRRMKDDGVAGHAHIKSGSIDGVKTIAGYVFDSKGRRNVVVCMINHPRASAGRGVQDALLEWVYNRP is encoded by the coding sequence ATGCATAAATATTTCCAGTCATTTTTTTTCACTTCCTTTTTTGGTTTTTTACTTTTCATTACCAGTGAGCTTGGGATGGCCGCAGCGCCATCTGCCCTGCCCGACTCGGTTCAGGCTGCTTTAAAACAAGCAAATATTCCGGCTGCCAATATTGGTATTTACGTTCTGCCTGTTGATAGTGATCAACCTGCTTTGGCTTATGGAGAGGATCGTTCCATGAACCCTGCGTCAGTGATGAAATTGCTGACGACATTTGCCGGATTGGATATCTTAGGCCCTGCTTATAACTGGAAAACCGAGATTTATGTGAACGGACCAGTTGTAGACGGTGTATTGAAGGGGGATCTGATTTTAAAAGGGTATGGTGATCCCGAGCTGACTGTGGAGCGTTTCTGGCTCATGCTGCGTGAATTGCGCCAAAGAGGTGTACGGGATATTCGTGGTGATCTGGTGCTGGATAAGCATTTTTTTGCTACTGAGCCACACGACCCAGGTGCCTTTGATAATCAGGCTTTCCAGCCTTACAATGCGGGCCCCGATGCGTTGCTGATGAACTTTAATGTCGCTCCGCTGCGACTTGTGCCATTGCCTGAACAGCGATCAGTGACTGTACAGCCTGAATTTTCGCTAACGACATTGACCTTGCGCAACGGATTGAAGCTGGATAATGCGACTTGTGGCGATTGGGAATCCCGGTTGAATGTGCAAGTTAGCCCTACACCTGCCGGAGCGGTGGTGGATTTGTCTGGCCCTTTTTCATCGACTTGTGGTGAAAAGCAACTGAATCTGAGTTTTTTGCGGAATGGCGATTTCATTTATGGCTTGTTCAAGCAGCTCTGGAGCGAATCAGGTGGCAGTATTTCCGGTGGATTTAAGGCAGGAGAAGTACCTGCAAGTGCCCGCTTGCTTGTGACGAAAACATCTCCGCCGCTTGCTGTCGTTGTGCGTAATATAAACAAGTTCAGCAATAACGTCATGGCGCGGCAACTGTATTTAACGATAGGGGCAGAGCAATCAGGCCAGCCGGGTTCCCGCGAGAATGCAGGGGCAACTATTCATACATGGCTGGCAGGGCGCGGGTTGAATTTTCCGGAACTGGTGGTGGAGAACGGTTCAGGATTGTCGCGCATTGCGCGAATCAGCCCGCAACATTTGGCGGATCTGCTCATAGCCGCTTATCGTAGCCCGGTATTTTCCGAGCTTGAGTCATCACTGCCTATCGTAGCCGTGGATGGAACGATGCGCAGAAGAATGAAAGATGATGGCGTTGCCGGCCATGCCCATATTAAATCCGGTTCTATAGATGGGGTGAAAACGATTGCCGGTTATGTATTCGATAGCAAAGGCCGCAGAAATGTGGTGGTGTGCATGATCAACCATCCTCGTGCCAGCGCTGGCAGGGGAGTGCAGGATGCATTGCTGGAATGGGTGTATAACCGGCCCTGA
- a CDS encoding EAL domain-containing protein — translation MSLINIEVPIRVLLKRFALIFIPISAALITMLFWGIQFDDQLQVEHREVREVNRIKVAEERIKRDLSRVETDLRIIINLPVLQGYFDGGTSKKWEELEKLFLVISRETRRYDQIRYLDINGQEVVRINYNAGKPSPVPPEQLQNKSGRYYFSDTIKLNKDEIFVSPLDLNMEDGSLDIPYKPMIRYGTPVFDSAGNKKGIILFNYFGDELLQSFRVAMQGANHGGMLLNRNGYWLAGTKREDEWGFMLGKNERTFGHDFPDAWRTISSSKRGSLLTDQGLFVYTTVHIRLGVQPSLRDSTLAHAADWKIVSFIRKDDLLSDSFYNQPFNKILMVFIYLILALGSFFIALVTLKREQAKQEILNLNQELEKRVTEHAEGEENLSVTLNSIGDAVMATDIKGQITRMNIIAEQLTGWSRAEAIGRPVADIFCIINQNTRQPATIPVEATLAQGVIHDLSNDTVLIARDSSERPIADSCAPIRNRDGKVTGAVLVFRDVTKEYASKVALRESAARIQTILNTVADGIITINERGIIETVNPAAERLFDYAAIEIIGQNVNILMPEPHHSQHDGYLEHYRTTGEARIIGIGREVEGRRKDGNTFPMYLAVNEMSLDGQRYFTGIVHDLTESKQAEELLHQAKEKAELANLSKDSFLATMSHEIRTPLTGMLGMLEVLSLTPLNRDQKETLHAAWDSSRGLLRIVSDILDWSKIEAGKLHLAPQSTSIPQLLQEVVNTYSRVASVKSLVLRQHVDARLSPTHIVDPLRLSQVLNNFVSNAIKFTHSGEIELCAELLNQLDSGERIRFSVKDTGIGIAKDAQQRLFRRYQQESVDTTRQYGGTGLGLAICQSLVNLMDGQIELTSEPGQGSVFSITLTLPVSGVPGERVQSTHPEVEQRQVKPLFEHGQNSPLVLAVDDHPINRDLLARQVKLLGLRAETAENGGEALLKWREGRFAMIITDCHMPEMDGYAFSRAVRKIEVDESLTRTPIIAWTANALPEEKEQCHAAGMDDLLVKPVNLAQLKQTLEKWLSITEMDSSQPKDSVHGTNNSGLIAEPIDFAVLEQVEPDSVAQIQILHDFQAHIRADQAKLLEMLEQGDLANVASTAHRMKGSGRMVGAKYLVNACTAIEEASRKGNMTDAKAGTMELDEVIRQFEIFLIDVEKTNGNQVNINELNFLVVEDDDFQRRMLVKMLDSLGAKSICDAENGMQGIQMISGENKKPVDIVVCDLNMPEMDGLEFLRNLGLENHHISIIIISALGSKLLTSAGNMAKMYGMKLLGMIEKPIMLGQLQSLLSKYERSENKWQSPIPDMSFTLEEVLQGIHAKQFEPYFQPKVDLNTASLVGAEVLARWKHPELGVISPYAFIPLLEQSGNIDGLTFLILEKAAAACRSFHDKDNTLSISVNLSLVSLADTSLADKITQAVLNTGLDPRYVILEITETAAMTDVAHALENLARLCMNGFGLSIDDYGTGYSSMQQLTRIPFSELKIDQSFVYDLSENEALRIVVESSINMAHKLKVKSVAEGVESQQDWDTLKSMGCDTAQGYFIAKPMDVRAFHHFIENYNCIAADLPSTPITD, via the coding sequence ATGTCGCTTATTAACATCGAAGTCCCTATACGGGTGCTGCTAAAACGCTTTGCATTGATTTTTATACCCATCAGCGCTGCGCTTATCACCATGCTATTTTGGGGCATTCAATTCGACGATCAGTTACAAGTTGAACATAGAGAAGTACGAGAAGTAAACCGCATCAAAGTTGCCGAGGAGCGAATTAAACGAGATTTATCGCGGGTTGAAACCGATCTTCGCATCATTATCAATCTTCCCGTACTGCAAGGATATTTTGATGGTGGCACTTCAAAAAAATGGGAAGAGCTGGAAAAACTTTTTCTCGTGATATCAAGGGAAACAAGGCGTTATGACCAAATTCGCTACCTTGATATCAACGGCCAAGAAGTGGTCCGCATCAATTACAATGCCGGAAAACCCTCCCCTGTGCCCCCTGAGCAATTACAGAACAAATCGGGGCGCTATTACTTCAGCGACACGATCAAGCTCAATAAAGATGAAATATTTGTCTCTCCGCTGGACCTGAATATGGAGGATGGCAGCCTGGATATTCCCTATAAACCGATGATCCGCTACGGTACACCGGTATTCGATAGTGCGGGGAACAAGAAGGGCATCATCCTGTTTAATTATTTTGGGGATGAACTGCTACAAAGCTTTCGCGTAGCAATGCAGGGAGCCAACCATGGTGGCATGCTGCTTAATCGCAACGGCTATTGGCTAGCTGGTACCAAGCGTGAGGATGAGTGGGGTTTCATGCTGGGCAAGAACGAGCGTACATTCGGACATGATTTTCCTGATGCATGGCGGACCATCTCATCTTCCAAGCGCGGCTCCCTGCTGACAGATCAAGGGCTATTTGTCTACACCACTGTCCACATACGGTTGGGCGTGCAACCTTCACTCAGGGATTCAACCTTGGCGCATGCTGCCGATTGGAAGATCGTATCGTTTATTCGGAAAGACGATCTTTTAAGCGATTCCTTCTACAACCAGCCATTCAATAAAATTTTAATGGTATTTATCTATCTGATACTTGCATTGGGTTCCTTTTTCATCGCGCTGGTTACTTTAAAACGTGAACAGGCAAAGCAGGAAATTCTCAACCTCAACCAAGAATTGGAAAAACGTGTAACAGAACACGCTGAAGGAGAGGAAAACCTCTCTGTCACGCTCAATTCCATTGGCGATGCTGTGATGGCTACAGATATTAAGGGACAGATAACACGCATGAATATCATCGCCGAACAACTCACCGGTTGGTCGCGAGCGGAAGCAATCGGCCGCCCTGTGGCCGATATTTTTTGCATCATCAATCAGAATACCCGCCAGCCCGCAACTATCCCGGTAGAGGCAACCCTGGCCCAAGGTGTCATTCACGATTTGTCCAACGACACCGTACTGATTGCTCGCGACAGTAGCGAGCGTCCCATCGCCGACAGTTGTGCGCCTATTCGTAATCGCGATGGCAAGGTGACCGGGGCTGTACTGGTGTTTCGCGATGTGACCAAGGAATATGCATCGAAAGTAGCACTCCGCGAAAGCGCCGCACGTATCCAGACGATTCTCAATACCGTGGCGGACGGCATCATCACGATTAACGAGCGTGGCATTATCGAAACGGTTAATCCGGCTGCAGAACGACTCTTTGACTATGCTGCTATTGAGATCATCGGACAAAACGTCAATATACTGATGCCCGAACCTCACCATAGCCAGCACGATGGTTACCTTGAACACTACCGCACCACCGGAGAAGCGCGCATCATTGGCATCGGGCGCGAAGTTGAGGGTAGGCGCAAGGACGGCAACACATTCCCGATGTATCTGGCCGTGAATGAGATGAGTCTGGATGGTCAACGTTATTTCACCGGCATCGTACACGACCTCACTGAATCTAAACAGGCGGAGGAATTGCTGCACCAAGCTAAAGAAAAAGCCGAATTGGCCAACCTTTCCAAGGACTCCTTCCTTGCCACCATGAGCCATGAGATCCGCACCCCGCTCACCGGCATGTTGGGCATGCTGGAAGTGCTCTCACTCACTCCGCTCAATCGCGATCAAAAAGAAACGTTACATGCCGCATGGGATTCCAGCAGGGGCTTGCTGCGCATTGTCAGCGACATTCTTGATTGGTCAAAGATCGAGGCTGGCAAACTGCATCTCGCGCCGCAATCAACCTCTATTCCCCAGTTACTCCAAGAGGTCGTTAACACTTATTCACGCGTAGCCAGCGTTAAAAGCCTGGTGTTGAGACAGCATGTCGATGCACGCCTTAGCCCGACGCACATCGTCGACCCGCTACGCCTCTCACAGGTGCTGAACAACTTTGTCAGCAATGCGATCAAATTTACTCATAGCGGGGAAATCGAGCTTTGCGCTGAACTTCTTAATCAACTCGATAGCGGCGAGCGGATACGCTTTTCAGTCAAGGATACGGGTATCGGCATTGCCAAGGATGCTCAGCAACGCCTGTTTCGGCGCTACCAACAGGAGAGTGTCGACACCACACGCCAGTACGGAGGAACCGGGCTTGGGCTGGCAATCTGCCAGAGCCTGGTGAATTTGATGGATGGACAAATCGAACTGACAAGCGAACCTGGTCAGGGATCCGTTTTCAGTATCACGCTGACCCTGCCGGTTTCAGGCGTACCGGGAGAGAGAGTGCAAAGTACACACCCTGAAGTGGAGCAAAGACAGGTTAAACCATTGTTTGAACACGGTCAGAATTCACCTCTGGTGTTGGCGGTGGACGATCATCCGATCAACCGCGATCTGCTGGCACGCCAAGTCAAGCTGCTCGGCTTGCGTGCCGAAACTGCGGAAAACGGGGGGGAGGCGCTGTTGAAATGGAGGGAGGGGCGTTTTGCAATGATCATTACCGACTGCCACATGCCGGAGATGGATGGTTACGCGTTTTCGCGGGCAGTACGCAAGATCGAAGTCGATGAAAGCCTTACTCGAACCCCTATCATCGCATGGACGGCAAATGCACTCCCGGAAGAAAAAGAACAATGCCACGCGGCCGGCATGGATGATCTGTTAGTCAAGCCGGTAAATCTGGCACAACTGAAACAGACGCTGGAAAAGTGGCTATCCATTACTGAAATGGACAGTAGCCAGCCTAAAGATTCAGTACACGGTACGAATAATAGTGGGCTGATTGCAGAGCCAATTGATTTTGCTGTACTAGAGCAGGTTGAGCCAGACAGTGTCGCGCAGATTCAGATATTGCACGATTTCCAGGCACATATCCGTGCTGACCAAGCCAAGCTGCTCGAGATGCTTGAACAAGGTGACCTAGCTAATGTCGCGAGCACGGCCCATCGAATGAAAGGATCCGGCCGCATGGTAGGAGCAAAATATCTGGTAAACGCCTGCACAGCCATCGAGGAGGCCTCACGGAAAGGAAATATGACTGATGCAAAAGCAGGCACGATGGAATTAGACGAAGTTATCAGGCAATTTGAAATATTTCTTATTGATGTAGAAAAAACCAATGGGAATCAAGTCAATATAAATGAATTAAATTTCTTGGTTGTGGAAGATGACGACTTCCAGCGCCGGATGCTCGTAAAAATGCTGGACTCGTTGGGTGCAAAATCGATATGTGATGCAGAAAATGGCATGCAGGGGATCCAGATGATTAGCGGGGAGAATAAAAAACCAGTGGATATTGTGGTCTGCGATTTGAATATGCCTGAAATGGATGGCCTTGAGTTCCTGCGGAATTTGGGTCTGGAAAACCATCATATTTCAATTATCATTATCAGTGCACTGGGAAGCAAGCTGCTTACCTCGGCGGGAAACATGGCAAAAATGTATGGCATGAAACTTCTCGGGATGATCGAGAAACCCATAATGCTGGGGCAACTCCAATCTCTTCTTTCCAAATATGAGCGTTCCGAAAACAAGTGGCAGAGCCCTATTCCTGACATGAGCTTTACGCTTGAGGAAGTATTACAAGGGATTCACGCAAAACAGTTCGAGCCGTACTTTCAGCCCAAAGTGGATTTGAATACAGCCAGTTTAGTGGGTGCTGAGGTGCTGGCGCGCTGGAAACATCCGGAACTGGGAGTGATCAGCCCCTATGCTTTTATCCCGCTGCTTGAACAGAGTGGCAACATCGATGGACTAACCTTTCTTATTCTCGAAAAAGCTGCGGCAGCCTGTCGTTCGTTTCACGATAAAGACAACACACTTTCTATCTCAGTTAATCTTTCGCTGGTCTCACTGGCCGATACCTCACTGGCGGACAAGATTACCCAGGCAGTGTTGAATACCGGACTTGACCCGCGTTACGTCATTCTGGAAATTACTGAAACAGCGGCTATGACTGATGTCGCGCACGCATTAGAAAATCTGGCGCGTTTGTGCATGAATGGATTCGGGCTTTCCATAGACGATTACGGAACCGGCTATTCCAGCATGCAGCAGCTTACGCGTATACCCTTCAGTGAACTGAAGATCGACCAGTCATTCGTATATGACCTTTCTGAGAACGAGGCATTACGCATCGTGGTCGAGTCGAGCATTAACATGGCGCACAAACTGAAGGTTAAAAGTGTAGCCGAAGGTGTGGAGTCACAGCAGGATTGGGATACGCTAAAAAGCATGGGCTGCGATACGGCACAGGGTTATTTCATCGCCAAACCGATGGATGTAAGGGCATTTCATCATTTTATTGAAAATTACAACTGTATAGCCGCTGACTTGCCATCAACGCCCATTACGGATTAA
- a CDS encoding diguanylate cyclase domain-containing protein, with translation MELKSKNLFGAILLFIVLDLSILVINYWITYQISKDAIAINLSGRQRMLSQSMTKSLLMLQSQHSVELIRATHEEFRDSVSVFDETLLAFKHGGLTVNSDGEIIRLSRVDSFPEAGLIDQTIQIWRPMHELLLPYMTGSLDMPEQLIIQLREQMIHNNLQILDLMNRLTSGLERQSLQRANTLRIIQTIVFFLALFNFLFIVRKFHLLARQSAMKTQHYNELAMRDPLTELFNRRQFESNLEKEVATVDRHQHSNIALVMIDLDGFKPINDKYGHEVGDVVLCTIATRLSEGARVNDTVARVGGDEFMLICPDLHNKEDADAFCQRLLTELSQPILTNVGQVSVGASIGIAFYPDHADNINDLTRMADKAMYTAKSFGKNRYVCLDPTRIDVKPG, from the coding sequence ATGGAATTGAAATCTAAAAATCTGTTTGGCGCCATTTTGCTGTTTATTGTGCTGGATCTATCGATTCTGGTGATCAATTACTGGATTACCTATCAAATTTCCAAAGATGCAATTGCAATAAATTTATCTGGTCGTCAGCGCATGCTTTCACAAAGTATGACCAAATCTTTGTTAATGCTTCAGTCTCAACATTCCGTTGAATTAATTCGAGCTACACATGAAGAGTTTCGAGATTCGGTGAGCGTGTTTGATGAAACTTTGCTTGCATTCAAACATGGTGGGCTAACAGTTAACAGCGATGGAGAAATCATCAGGTTGAGCCGGGTAGATTCGTTTCCAGAAGCAGGACTGATTGATCAGACAATCCAGATCTGGAGGCCGATGCATGAGCTCCTGTTGCCGTATATGACAGGCAGCTTGGATATGCCAGAGCAATTGATTATTCAGCTACGAGAGCAAATGATTCACAATAACCTGCAAATACTTGATTTGATGAATCGCCTTACATCGGGTTTGGAACGGCAATCATTGCAGCGTGCTAATACATTACGCATTATACAAACCATAGTTTTTTTCCTTGCGCTGTTCAATTTTCTTTTTATAGTTCGAAAGTTTCATTTGCTGGCCCGTCAGTCCGCCATGAAAACTCAGCATTACAATGAGTTGGCCATGCGTGATCCGCTGACCGAATTATTTAATCGACGCCAATTTGAAAGTAATCTTGAAAAGGAAGTAGCCACAGTTGACCGACATCAGCACAGCAATATTGCACTGGTAATGATTGATCTGGATGGATTTAAACCGATTAATGACAAATATGGCCATGAAGTGGGGGATGTTGTGCTGTGTACGATTGCTACACGATTGTCTGAAGGTGCGCGCGTGAACGATACGGTTGCTCGAGTCGGCGGGGATGAATTTATGCTGATTTGTCCGGATCTTCATAATAAAGAAGATGCGGATGCTTTTTGCCAACGTTTGCTGACAGAATTAAGCCAGCCAATATTAACCAATGTTGGTCAGGTCAGTGTGGGGGCGAGCATCGGGATCGCGTTTTATCCTGATCATGCCGATAATATTAATGATCTTACACGGATGGCTGACAAAGCCATGTATACAGCAAAAAGTTTCGGGAAAAATCGATATGTCTGTTTGGACCCAACCCGGATTGATGTCAAGCCAGGATAA
- a CDS encoding class I SAM-dependent methyltransferase, with the protein MDEAARREFLSMVASYQNRGDPTGWFDKVYRDAQGDFRGVFWADLAPNPYLVSWLEEHPVSGENLWAVVVGCGVGDDAEAISAHGYQVIAFDISPAAIDLCRKRYPNTHVEYRVADLFDHPKDWAQRFDLVYECNTIQVLPGDYRIRALNAIADLVAPGGNALVSCRSRKTGEKENEFPLPLDRPEIDGFVRAGLKEESFVVYDDDQAPPVPHFFGCYTRPLKSV; encoded by the coding sequence ATGGACGAAGCAGCAAGACGCGAATTTCTTAGCATGGTGGCAAGCTATCAAAACCGTGGAGACCCTACCGGATGGTTCGATAAGGTGTACCGCGATGCTCAAGGCGACTTCAGGGGGGTCTTCTGGGCTGATCTTGCCCCCAATCCTTATCTGGTTTCCTGGCTAGAAGAACACCCGGTTTCTGGCGAAAATCTGTGGGCGGTCGTCGTTGGCTGTGGCGTGGGAGATGACGCAGAGGCCATATCGGCTCACGGGTATCAGGTCATTGCCTTCGATATTTCCCCAGCTGCCATTGACCTATGCCGCAAGCGTTATCCTAACACCCATGTTGAGTACAGGGTCGCTGACCTGTTCGATCACCCCAAAGATTGGGCACAGCGATTTGACCTTGTTTACGAATGCAACACCATACAAGTCTTGCCAGGAGACTATCGGATTCGTGCTTTGAATGCGATTGCAGACTTGGTAGCTCCTGGCGGCAACGCACTGGTTTCGTGCCGAAGCCGAAAGACCGGAGAAAAAGAAAATGAATTTCCTTTACCGCTGGACCGGCCAGAAATAGATGGATTCGTTCGTGCCGGACTTAAGGAAGAGTCTTTCGTAGTTTATGATGACGACCAAGCTCCGCCGGTACCTCATTTTTTTGGCTGTTACACCAGACCGTTAAAATCAGTTTAA
- a CDS encoding NAD-dependent epimerase/dehydratase family protein: MTKYQEITAKLMQQPANWVVTGVAGFIGSNLLETLLKLNQKVVGLDNFSTGHHHNLEQVKALVTPAQWQNFRLIEGDIRNLEHCQAACAGADYILHEAALGSVPRSLEDPILTNANNISGFLNMLVAARDAGVKRFVYAASSSTYGDHPGLPKVEDLIGKPLSPYAVTKYVNELYADVFARSYGFKCIGLRYFNIFGQRQDPEGAYAAVIPKWISSMIKNEPVYINGDGETSRDFCYIDNTVQINLLAAVAEHPDAANQVYNVAVGERTSLNQLYEMIRERLAGQFPHLQKASPIHRDFRAGDVRHSLADISKAQTLLGYEPSHTIAQGLTTAMDWYVNDLTME; the protein is encoded by the coding sequence ATGACAAAGTATCAGGAAATCACAGCAAAACTCATGCAGCAACCGGCCAATTGGGTCGTCACCGGGGTAGCCGGTTTTATCGGTTCCAATTTGCTGGAAACCCTGCTCAAGCTGAATCAAAAAGTGGTCGGGCTGGATAATTTCTCTACGGGTCACCACCATAATCTGGAGCAGGTCAAAGCACTGGTCACACCAGCGCAATGGCAGAACTTTCGTCTGATAGAGGGTGATATCCGTAATCTGGAACACTGCCAGGCAGCCTGCGCGGGCGCAGATTACATATTGCATGAAGCAGCCCTGGGTTCAGTTCCTCGTTCACTGGAAGACCCGATACTGACTAATGCAAACAATATCAGCGGATTCCTCAATATGCTGGTAGCAGCTCGGGATGCCGGAGTTAAACGCTTTGTTTATGCCGCTTCCAGCTCAACCTATGGCGATCATCCCGGTTTGCCCAAAGTGGAAGATTTAATCGGTAAGCCTTTGTCACCTTACGCGGTTACCAAATACGTCAACGAATTATATGCAGACGTGTTTGCCCGCAGTTACGGTTTTAAATGTATCGGCCTGCGTTATTTTAATATTTTTGGGCAGCGTCAGGACCCGGAAGGCGCTTATGCAGCCGTGATTCCGAAATGGATTTCCAGCATGATCAAGAACGAACCGGTTTATATCAATGGTGATGGTGAAACCAGTCGCGACTTCTGTTATATCGATAATACCGTACAGATCAATCTGCTGGCGGCAGTGGCAGAACACCCGGATGCAGCGAATCAGGTTTACAACGTAGCCGTTGGGGAGCGCACCAGCCTGAATCAGCTATATGAAATGATACGTGAACGCCTAGCAGGGCAGTTCCCGCATTTGCAAAAAGCCAGTCCGATTCATCGGGATTTCCGTGCAGGGGATGTGCGGCATTCTTTGGCAGATATTTCCAAGGCGCAAACGTTGCTGGGGTACGAACCGAGTCATACCATTGCGCAGGGGCTGACTACTGCGATGGATTGGTATGTGAATGACCTGACTATGGAATGA